Proteins encoded in a region of the Phoenix dactylifera cultivar Barhee BC4 chromosome 3, palm_55x_up_171113_PBpolish2nd_filt_p, whole genome shotgun sequence genome:
- the LOC103710093 gene encoding ABC transporter G family member 6-like, giving the protein MSRFVDKLPFFDRRSTSPMEEAEDIGRSGLLVRHSHPSATLGQLLKHVGDVSGGDSADSTPPHHVLELGEMGSPPGRGSFSPSPLIPFVLSFTDLTYSVRNPKKLSLFPSFFRKNPLSADQVSAGEGAEAFSRTKTLLDSISGEAREGEILAVLGASGSGKSTLIDALANRIARESLKGSVTLNGENLEGRLLKVISAYVMQDDLLFPMLTVEETLMFSAEFRLPRTLSAAKKRARVLALIDQLGLRQAANTIIGDEGHRGVSGGERRRVSIGMDIIHDPIVLFLDEPTSGLDSTSAFMVVKVLQRIAHSGSIVIMSVHQPSYRILGLLDRLIFLSRGQTVYSGPPDGLPPFFSGLGHPMPENENPTEFALDLIRELESTPAGCRSLIEHNKSRQAAKPSIAEKPSTLSLKDAISASISRGKLVSGATEGTGPASSVPTFANPFWIETAVLTKRSATNTRRMPELFGIRLGAVMLTGFILATIFWRLDNSPKGAQERLGFFAIAMSTMFYTCADALPVFLQERYIFMRETAYNAYRRSSYVLCNAIVGFPPLIILSIGFALTTFFAVGLAGGASGFFFFFLIVLASFWAGSGFVTFLSGVIPHVMVGYTVVVAILAYFLLFSGFFINRDRIPDYWIWFHYLSLVKYPYEAVLQNEFDDTTKCFVRGVQMFDNTPLGSLPTAVKLNVLKAMSNTLGQSLTGNTCITTGSDILKQQGITDLSKWNCLWVTVAWGFFFRVLFYFTLLVGSKNKRR; this is encoded by the coding sequence ATGTCACGGTTCGTAGACAAGCTCCCCTTCTTCGACCGTCGGTCGACCTCGCCGATGGAGGAAGCCGAGGACATCGGCCGCAGCGGCCTCCTTGTCCGCCACTCCCACCCCTCCGCCACCCTCGGCCAGCTCCTCAAGCACGTCGGCGACGTCAGCGGCGGCGATAGCGCGGACAGCACCCCTCCCCACCACGTGCTCGAGCTCGGCGAAATGGGCAGCCCTCCTGGCCGCGGTAGCTTCAGCCCCAGTCCCCTTATCCCCTTCGTCCTTTCATTCACCGACCTCACTTATAGCGTCAGGAACCCCAAGAAGCTTTCGCTCTTCCCCTCCTTCTTCCGTAAGAACCCGCTTTCCGCGGATCAGGTCTCCGCCGGTGAGGGAGCCGAGGCCTTCTCCCGGACGAAGACTCTCCTGGACTCGATCTCCGGCGAGGCCAGGGAGGGGGAGATCTTGGCCGTCCTGGGGGCGAGCGGGTCCGGCAAGTCTACCCTCATCGACGCTCTGGCGAATCGGATCGCCAGGGAGAGCTTAAAAGGTTCCGTAACTCTCAACGGAGAAAACCTGGAAGGCCGGCTTTTGAAGGTGATCTCGGCCTACGTGATGCAGGACGATCTCTTGTTCCCCATGCTGACGGTGGAGGAGACGCTGATGTTCTCGGCCGAGTTCCGGCTGCCGCGCACGCTCTCCGCCGCCAAGAAGCGGGCCCGGGTGTTGGCGCTCATCGACCAGCTCGGGCTCCGGCAGGCGGCCAACACCATCATCGGCGACGAGGGCCACCGCGGGGTCTCCGGTGGGGAGAGGCGCCGCGTGTCCATCGGCATGGACATCATCCACGACCCCATCGTCCTGTTCCTCGACGAACCAACCTCCGGCCTCGACTCCACCAGCGCCTTCATGGTCGTCAAAGTCCTCCAACGCATCGCCCACAGCGGCAGCATCGTCATCATGTCAGTCCACCAGCCCAGCTACCGCATCCTCGGCCTTCTCGACCGTCTGATCTTTCTCTCCCGCGGCCAGACCGTCTACAGCGGACCACCCGACGGCCTGCCTCCCTTCTTCTCCGGCTTGGGCCATCCGATGCCGGAGAACGAGAACCCGACCGAGTTCGCCCTCGACCTCATCCGCGAGCTCGAGAGCACCCCCGCCGGATGCAGGTCTCTGATCGAGCACAATAAATCCCGGCAAGCTGCGAAGCCCTCCATCGCCGAGAAGCCGTCGACGCTCTCCCTGAAGGATGCCATCAGCGCCAGCATCTCACGTGGCAAGCTCGTCTCCGGCGCCACAGAAGGCACCGGCCCGGCCTCGTCCGTCCCGACGTTCGCCAACCCGTTCTGGATCGAGACGGCAGTACTGACCAAGCGCTCGGCCACCAACACCCGTCGCATGCCGGAATTATTCGGCATCCGGCTCGGCGCCGTGATGCTGACCGGATTCATCTTGGCCACCATCTTCTGGCGGCTCGACAATTCCCCCAAGGGAGCGCAGGAACGCCTCGGCTTCTTCGCCATCGCCATGTCGACCATGTTCTACACTTGCGCCGACGCGCTCCCCGTCTTCCTCCAAGAGCGCTACATCTTCATGCGAGAAACCGCATACAATGCTTACCGCCGCTCCTCCTACGTCCTCTGCAACGCCATCGTCGGCTTCCCGCCGCTGATCATCCTGTCCATCGGCTTCGCCCTCACCACATTCTTTGCGGTCGGGCTCGCGGGCGGTGCCTCagggttcttcttcttcttcttgatagTCCTAGCTTCCTTCTGGGCCGGGAGCGGCTTCGTGACGTTCCTCTCCGGCGTCATACCGCATGTTATGGTGGGCTACACCGTGGTGGTGGCCATACTGGCCTACTTCCTTCTCTTCAGCGGCTTCTTCATAAACCGGGACCGGATTCCAGACTACTGGATTTGGTTCCACTATCTATCCCTAGTGAAGTATCCCTATGAAGCGGTGCTGCAGAATGAGTTCGACGACACGACGAAGTGCTTCGTCAGAGGGGTTCAGATGTTCGACAACACGCCGCTGGGAAGCCTGCCGACGGCGGTGAAATTGAACGTTCTGAAGGCCATGAGCAACACTC